The Flavobacteriales bacterium nucleotide sequence ATCCGCACCAACTGGTATAGAAGTCAATGAACATCTTACGCTTCTCTTTCTTGTTGAGCTCCACTGCTTCTTCAAAGGAAATCCAATGGATCAGACCGTTCTCGTCCTGCTTCTCTTTGGTATGATTGACAAAAGCCATGCCTCCCAGCGCCAGGGCGGGAATCATCACGATAAGCAGGCTTTTTTTGAATAAACTCATGATACCTTGTTTATAGGTTTAACTTAAGAACCTATTATAAAGGTACAATTTTCGGGCCCTTTTTTCAAGCCGGACAGAACGTCATTCAACGCCATGCATCATCTTTTTCATCTTTTTGTTAAGCAGGAGCAGGGCAAGTCCTGCCACTGAAGAACTGATCACAAATATGAAGAAGAAGCTGGATATGGAACTCTTGGCGGATATTTCCTTCATGAAACTTCCGACATATCCACCCAGGAAATTGGCCACGAAATTGGATAAATACCATACACCAAACATAAAGGACAGCAAACGTTTGGGTGATAATTTGTTTACAAAGGAAAGTCCAACCGGAGAAAGGCAGAGTTCACCCAATGTGTGAAGCAGGTATGCCAGGATCAGCCAGATCATGCTCACTGAAGCTGTCGTAGCGCCCTGTGGTATGGTGGATGCACCGAATGAGAGCGCCAGAAAACCGGCTGCCAGCAAAAAGAGTCCCATGGCAAACTTGACAGGTCCTGAAGGGTTTCGATTGTTTTTTGTGAGTGCTGTCCACAAATTTGAGAAGACAGGGGCAAAAGAAATGATAAAGAACGCATTCAGGGTTCCGAACCACGATGCAGGAACTTCATGCTCGCCCTCGGCAAAGTTGGCTTTGTTGATCAGGAAGACAATGTACCATATAATCACAAAACTCAATCCTGTGAACAGTATAGTTAGTGGGTACCGTTTTACTATTCTTAGTGTCATTCCCAAGAGAACCCAGGTTAGGATTAGCATCGGTATGACCGTTAGGGCCAGACTAATGAAACGGAATGAAG carries:
- a CDS encoding peptide MFS transporter, with the translated sequence FEEHATFFLGLTLLILGNGLFKPNIASIVGNMYPPENKKKDSAYTIFYMGVNSGAFLGMLICGWLGETHGWSYGFGCAGVFMLFGMLQFYFGQKIFGQIGLKPARLKREGKSSEAQQETRIPFTPRDFTWLGASFVFLVITLIAWNTVNYPNDGAKYASVIPFCIIMVITIVQRLKKYPKIEKDRLGLIALLAFFTVFFWLAFEQAGSTMALFAKNFTDRTLSSAGEITSFRFISLALTVIPMLILTWVLLGMTLRIVKRYPLTILFTGLSFVIIWYIVFLINKANFAEGEHEVPASWFGTLNAFFIISFAPVFSNLWTALTKNNRNPSGPVKFAMGLFLLAAGFLALSFGASTIPQGATTASVSMIWLILAYLLHTLGELCLSPVGLSFVNKLSPKRLLSFMFGVWYLSNFVANFLGGYVGSFMKEISAKSSISSFFFIFVISSSVAGLALLLLNKKMKKMMHGVE